One part of the Cellulosilyticum sp. I15G10I2 genome encodes these proteins:
- a CDS encoding alpha-L-fucosidase — MDFKHKNHSKTIDDIITNGKHVINNNSNENPWVVTFSPEDTIEDKLRKAAHVKPSKAQLEWMEKEYIAYIHFGPNTFSGRQWGTGQENPAIYAPTDLDPAQWARVCADAGMKMAIFTMKHHDGFCQWLTETTDHSVVNSPVKKDVVDLFRKGCDANNIGVGVYLSPWDMNQRDRGLWNTEAYNKYFLAQLKELLTHYGVVDEVWFDGACADYEIWKAVASYKPDTWYDYIESVQPGAVIRLYDPYFFATDEKWKEIKSGKAKLEWSGKAVRWVGNEGGQSRKDEWSVQPVFDREIAENATLPDLGEEKYYQDAVGAVWYPLEVNTVALNQWFWNGETSFTRSLSDLINVYYNSIGNNGVLLLNISPDDRGLITEDQIHRLMQLKAFIKDTFSTNLALGAAINATSEAPGHKANAILDNDKMTYWTTDGEWNINSSNASIIFDLEEARTFDNVLIQEYIREGQRVAGWSFDAWVGDSWKELVHHKTIGYKNIKRFEAVTAGKVRLNILRSWDNPMICNFGLYLSDIPEEVAEVNDTVQIGPDPYYIDPAELMPGVNYTNYSGGIQSAALIESIFSVKPIETGIIKTFSLQPVQAPIGYSISYTGYIKVPHTGTYAFRIESANGSVLYIGNKLCVDNDEPHEIKAVERKIELKSGYYPIKVLYTSFRLKGMLKVSWSGPGFEMKEIEAENLCSKI, encoded by the coding sequence ATGGATTTTAAGCATAAAAATCATTCAAAAACAATTGATGATATCATTACTAATGGGAAACATGTTATAAATAATAATTCAAATGAAAATCCATGGGTAGTAACATTTTCTCCAGAAGATACCATAGAAGATAAACTTAGGAAAGCCGCTCATGTCAAACCTAGCAAGGCGCAGCTTGAGTGGATGGAAAAGGAGTATATCGCTTATATACACTTCGGACCCAATACTTTTAGCGGAAGACAGTGGGGAACCGGGCAGGAAAACCCGGCAATTTATGCACCAACTGATTTAGACCCAGCGCAATGGGCAAGGGTATGTGCAGATGCAGGTATGAAAATGGCGATTTTTACGATGAAGCATCATGATGGATTTTGCCAGTGGTTAACCGAAACGACAGATCATTCAGTAGTAAATTCACCCGTGAAAAAGGATGTTGTCGATTTGTTTCGTAAAGGCTGTGACGCCAATAATATAGGGGTTGGAGTCTATCTTTCTCCGTGGGATATGAATCAGAGAGACAGAGGGCTTTGGAATACTGAAGCATACAACAAATACTTTCTTGCACAACTGAAAGAATTGCTGACGCATTATGGCGTGGTTGATGAAGTTTGGTTTGATGGAGCTTGCGCTGATTATGAAATTTGGAAGGCAGTAGCTTCCTATAAGCCTGATACTTGGTATGACTATATTGAGTCGGTTCAACCGGGCGCAGTTATTAGATTGTATGATCCGTATTTTTTTGCGACAGATGAAAAATGGAAAGAAATTAAGTCGGGCAAAGCCAAACTTGAATGGAGCGGGAAGGCTGTGCGCTGGGTCGGAAACGAGGGTGGTCAGAGCCGGAAGGATGAATGGTCCGTACAGCCAGTGTTTGATAGGGAAATAGCTGAAAATGCTACATTGCCTGATTTAGGTGAAGAAAAATATTATCAGGATGCAGTAGGCGCTGTCTGGTATCCACTGGAAGTAAATACCGTTGCTTTGAACCAATGGTTCTGGAATGGCGAGACTTCATTTACTAGAAGTCTTTCGGATCTCATTAATGTTTACTACAACTCAATTGGAAACAACGGTGTTCTTCTATTAAATATCAGCCCGGATGACAGGGGATTGATTACTGAGGATCAGATACATCGACTGATGCAATTGAAAGCCTTTATAAAGGACACCTTCAGCACCAACCTGGCACTTGGGGCAGCCATTAATGCAACATCGGAAGCACCCGGTCATAAGGCGAACGCTATTCTGGATAATGACAAAATGACATACTGGACTACAGACGGAGAATGGAATATCAATAGCAGCAATGCTTCCATCATATTTGATCTGGAAGAGGCAAGGACATTTGATAATGTGCTTATACAGGAATATATACGAGAAGGTCAAAGAGTTGCAGGATGGAGCTTTGATGCCTGGGTTGGAGATTCATGGAAGGAATTGGTTCATCATAAAACCATCGGCTATAAAAACATAAAGCGGTTTGAAGCTGTTACCGCCGGTAAGGTCAGGCTGAATATCCTGAGAAGCTGGGACAATCCGATGATATGCAACTTTGGATTATACCTTTCTGATATACCCGAAGAAGTTGCCGAAGTGAATGATACCGTGCAAATAGGGCCTGATCCCTATTATATAGACCCTGCGGAATTAATGCCAGGAGTGAATTACACAAATTATTCGGGAGGTATTCAATCTGCAGCATTAATTGAATCCATATTTTCGGTAAAACCCATAGAGACAGGTATAATTAAGACCTTCAGCCTCCAACCCGTTCAGGCGCCTATTGGGTATTCAATTTCTTACACAGGATATATTAAAGTTCCGCATACTGGTACTTATGCGTTCAGGATTGAGAGTGCCAACGGTAGTGTATTGTATATTGGAAATAAATTATGTGTTGATAACGACGAGCCTCATGAAATAAAAGCCGTCGAAAGGAAAATTGAACTGAAATCAGGTTACTATCCAATAAAGGTACTTTATACAAGCTTCAGACTGAAAGGCATGCTTAAGGTAAGCTGGAGCGGCCCAGGATTTGAAATGAAGGAGATAGAGGCAGAGAATCTCTGTAGCAAAATATAA
- a CDS encoding AraC family transcriptional regulator, with product MDDLNFEKLKEHKQHGENMLPIALYTVTHYETGQILPYHWHNELEFIYLSNGEAVFTIDNEVFTVQAGECIFVNGGQIHSGFSKTTDCAYFSVVFNTELLTHSFDACREYFDGIKMGKLKICTHFKSVAPSQNKIICEIKVIIEELTAKNIGYELALKSKLLSIFNILFRENLYTLMSENHNSPLQSKKYHTLKKIMGYIYQNYDKKIKLTDIGASVSFTPQYLCKFFKEMTDTSIAVYINHYRIEAASALLKTSTLSITDIALECGFDNLSYFNRVFKKQMECTPTVFRLRHTLYK from the coding sequence ATGGATGATTTGAATTTTGAAAAACTAAAAGAACACAAGCAGCATGGAGAAAATATGCTTCCTATCGCGCTTTATACTGTAACTCATTATGAAACAGGTCAAATTTTACCCTATCATTGGCATAATGAACTGGAATTCATTTACTTGTCAAATGGTGAGGCAGTTTTTACCATTGATAACGAAGTGTTTACCGTGCAAGCTGGAGAATGTATCTTTGTAAACGGTGGGCAGATTCACTCTGGTTTTTCGAAAACCACTGATTGTGCTTATTTTTCAGTAGTTTTTAATACAGAACTGCTTACCCATTCTTTTGATGCCTGCCGTGAATATTTTGACGGTATCAAAATGGGCAAATTAAAAATCTGTACACATTTTAAGTCTGTAGCCCCTTCTCAAAACAAAATTATTTGTGAAATCAAAGTTATTATAGAAGAATTAACAGCTAAAAATATAGGCTATGAATTAGCCCTCAAAAGTAAATTATTATCTATTTTTAATATTTTATTTAGAGAAAATCTCTATACCTTGATGTCAGAAAATCATAACAGTCCTTTGCAATCTAAAAAATATCATACACTCAAAAAAATAATGGGCTATATTTATCAAAATTATGACAAAAAAATAAAGCTTACAGATATTGGCGCGTCTGTAAGCTTTACGCCTCAATACCTTTGCAAATTCTTTAAAGAAATGACTGATACAAGCATTGCCGTCTATATCAATCACTACCGTATAGAAGCAGCAAGTGCACTCCTCAAGACCAGCACCCTCAGTATTACCGATATAGCACTTGAATGTGGCTTTGATAATCTCAGTTATTTTAATAGAGTCTTCAAAAAACAAATGGAATGTACACCTACTGTTTTTAGGTTAAGGCATACGTTATATAAATAG
- a CDS encoding beta-galactosidase yields the protein MNSQQNFQWETLSLGVCYYPEHWDRSLWKTDLERMLKVGIKTVRIAEFAWSKFERTEGEFTFEFFDRFMDVAKEMGMQVIFGTPTATPPAWLTKKYPEVLNRTIDEVSLKHGARRHYNYNSPKYQELSKIIVEKLGEHYGQHPNIVGWQIDNEINCEVDVFYSESDTIAFREFLKEKYVTLDALNMAWGTTFWNQTYTAWDEVYVPRTTVSDSTNPHEVLDYTRFISESAIRFCRMQSDILRKYIRKGVYITTNGKYSNLDNHRMVKECLDVYTYDSYPNFAYCLIEDPKKNTQLNDRKWSDNLNEVRSICPHFGIMEQQSGANGWNTRMESPSPKPGQMALWSMQSIAHGADYVSFFRWRTCTMGTEIYWHGILDYDNCDNRKLAEVKAINERVKKLEPMTGAIYKAAFGLLKDYSNIWDAQLDRWHSRVDLVSNEEIFIASQLTHTPVDYLYIQKDSELEELTKYPVLIYPHALILSEERMTLLKAYVEQGGILIMGCRTGQKDETGKCPMTKLPGLAAELVGATVSDFTFVGPNDETMYVDWNGTKIEAPIFNDILEVTGDQAKVLGRYIGNYYDGKPALIENTYGKGKVLYFGGTFTRENTKMFLEYAGILTPFADVIQLPYACELGVREKGGKTYYFVLNFSHETVEITLKSEMTDVDTEKKMSGNIKLKAYETKVYCI from the coding sequence ATGAATAGTCAACAGAATTTTCAATGGGAAACATTATCTCTTGGAGTTTGTTATTACCCAGAACATTGGGATAGAAGTTTATGGAAGACAGATCTGGAACGTATGCTTAAGGTGGGAATTAAGACGGTTCGTATTGCAGAATTTGCTTGGAGTAAGTTCGAACGAACAGAAGGTGAATTTACTTTCGAATTTTTCGATCGTTTTATGGACGTTGCAAAAGAGATGGGAATGCAAGTTATATTTGGCACACCTACGGCCACACCACCAGCATGGTTAACAAAAAAATATCCAGAAGTACTCAATCGTACGATTGATGAAGTGTCACTTAAGCATGGTGCAAGAAGACACTATAATTATAATTCACCTAAATACCAAGAATTATCAAAGATTATTGTGGAAAAGTTAGGGGAGCATTACGGTCAACATCCAAATATTGTAGGATGGCAGATTGATAATGAGATTAATTGTGAAGTCGATGTATTCTATTCTGAGAGCGATACGATTGCTTTTCGTGAGTTTCTGAAAGAGAAATACGTTACATTAGATGCACTAAATATGGCATGGGGAACTACATTTTGGAATCAAACCTATACAGCATGGGACGAAGTATACGTTCCTAGAACAACGGTTAGCGATTCCACAAATCCCCATGAGGTGCTGGATTATACAAGATTTATATCAGAGAGTGCCATTCGCTTTTGTAGAATGCAAAGTGACATTTTGCGAAAATATATAAGAAAAGGCGTTTATATCACAACCAATGGCAAATACTCAAATTTAGATAATCATCGCATGGTAAAGGAATGTTTGGATGTGTACACCTATGATTCATATCCTAATTTTGCTTATTGCCTAATAGAAGATCCGAAAAAAAATACCCAATTAAATGATCGTAAATGGAGTGATAACTTAAATGAAGTGCGCTCTATTTGTCCGCATTTTGGTATTATGGAGCAACAATCCGGTGCTAATGGATGGAATACCCGTATGGAATCGCCTTCACCTAAACCGGGACAGATGGCCCTTTGGTCAATGCAGAGTATAGCTCACGGCGCAGATTATGTCAGCTTTTTCCGTTGGCGAACATGTACCATGGGAACTGAAATCTATTGGCACGGCATTCTGGATTATGATAATTGTGACAATCGTAAGTTAGCTGAAGTAAAGGCGATTAATGAACGTGTGAAGAAACTAGAGCCTATGACAGGCGCAATATATAAGGCGGCGTTTGGATTACTTAAGGATTATAGTAATATCTGGGATGCGCAATTAGACAGATGGCATAGTCGGGTGGATTTAGTTAGTAATGAGGAGATTTTCATTGCGTCCCAATTAACACATACGCCTGTTGATTACCTATATATCCAAAAAGATAGTGAGTTGGAAGAGTTAACAAAGTATCCAGTGCTAATCTATCCTCATGCGCTTATTTTATCAGAGGAACGAATGACACTGCTCAAAGCGTATGTAGAACAAGGTGGCATATTAATAATGGGATGTCGTACAGGTCAAAAAGATGAGACTGGTAAATGTCCGATGACAAAGCTGCCAGGACTAGCAGCAGAACTAGTAGGCGCAACAGTATCAGATTTCACTTTTGTGGGCCCAAATGACGAGACCATGTATGTAGATTGGAATGGAACCAAAATAGAAGCACCGATATTTAATGATATCTTAGAAGTTACGGGTGATCAGGCTAAGGTTCTTGGAAGGTATATTGGTAATTATTATGATGGTAAACCAGCGCTGATAGAAAATACTTATGGCAAAGGCAAAGTGCTCTATTTTGGAGGAACATTTACTAGAGAAAATACAAAGATGTTTTTAGAATATGCGGGTATCTTAACACCCTTTGCAGATGTAATCCAGCTTCCGTATGCGTGTGAGTTGGGTGTGCGTGAAAAAGGGGGAAAGACTTATTATTTTGTATTGAATTTTTCACATGAGACAGTAGAAATAACACTCAAAAGTGAAATGACTGATGTGGATACTGAAAAAAAAATGTCTGGGAATATTAAGCTGAAGGCTTACGAGACAAAAGTATATTGCATATAA
- a CDS encoding glycoside hydrolase family 36 protein, protein MDELCYNLTEIHRKYVDQQPQSEKNLPILFNDWCTTWGNPTHEKMIAIAKRMQGSSVKYITIDAGWTDVLENSFGQGGNGDWEYSNKKFPEGIIATSREVRKLGFKLGIWFEFEVTTKGAKVFEKAYDEMHLKRNNELIVTGGDRSFWDFRNLETIAYLKNKVIDFLKANEIAYLKVDYNGSIGIGCDGAESLGEGLRQQMQAVRGFFMMIREEIPDLIIENCASGGHRLEPCMMDITAMSSFSDAHECDEIPYIAASLHNLILPRQSQIWAVINPEYTKQTLYYRLSSVF, encoded by the coding sequence ATAGATGAGCTATGTTATAACTTAACAGAAATACATCGTAAATATGTGGATCAGCAGCCACAATCAGAGAAAAACTTACCCATTTTGTTTAATGATTGGTGTACAACTTGGGGAAATCCAACTCACGAGAAAATGATAGCTATAGCAAAAAGAATGCAAGGGAGCTCTGTTAAGTACATCACCATAGATGCAGGTTGGACAGATGTGCTTGAAAACTCCTTTGGGCAAGGCGGTAATGGAGATTGGGAATACTCCAATAAGAAATTTCCAGAAGGTATTATTGCTACTTCCCGTGAAGTTAGGAAATTAGGATTTAAGCTTGGGATTTGGTTTGAATTTGAAGTGACTACAAAAGGGGCAAAGGTATTTGAAAAAGCTTATGATGAGATGCACCTTAAAAGAAATAATGAGCTGATTGTAACAGGTGGTGACAGGAGCTTTTGGGACTTTAGAAATTTAGAAACAATAGCTTACTTAAAAAATAAAGTCATAGATTTTCTTAAGGCAAATGAGATAGCGTATCTCAAGGTGGACTATAATGGTTCGATAGGGATAGGCTGTGATGGCGCAGAGAGTCTAGGAGAAGGATTGCGCCAGCAAATGCAGGCTGTAAGAGGATTTTTTATGATGATCAGGGAAGAAATACCTGATTTGATTATTGAAAACTGTGCTTCAGGAGGCCATAGGCTTGAGCCGTGTATGATGGATATAACAGCTATGAGTTCTTTTTCAGATGCCCATGAATGTGATGAAATCCCTTATATCGCTGCAAGCTTACACAACCTTATTCTGCCGCGCCAAAGTCAAATATGGGCAGTGATTAACCCGGAATATACGAAACAAACCCTGTATTACCGTTTATCTTCTGTTTTTTAG
- a CDS encoding sensor histidine kinase translates to MIENAIIHGLQPKVDAGHLQVQIWIRASMLCFCIKDDGIGMTDEEIANFYDQFKSSNENKAIGLKNVYRRLQLIYAKEGIFILRVKKIKE, encoded by the coding sequence GTGATTGAAAATGCGATTATTCATGGATTACAGCCAAAGGTTGACGCAGGACATTTGCAGGTGCAGATTTGGATTAGGGCTAGTATGTTATGCTTTTGTATTAAAGATGATGGAATAGGCATGACAGATGAAGAAATTGCTAATTTTTATGATCAATTTAAATCGAGTAATGAAAATAAAGCCATCGGTCTGAAGAATGTGTATCGCAGATTGCAGTTAATATACGCAAAAGAAGGCATTTTTATATTGAGAGTAAAAAAAATCAAGGAGTAA
- a CDS encoding alpha-L-fucosidase translates to MRKEEYLKEIQEVVDRGLFTDNWDSLGNYQTPKWYRNTKFGIFIHWGVYSMQAFDSEWYSRDMYI, encoded by the coding sequence ATGAGAAAGGAAGAATATTTAAAAGAAATTCAAGAAGTTGTAGACAGAGGGCTATTTACAGATAATTGGGATTCTCTAGGTAACTATCAGACACCTAAATGGTATCGTAATACTAAGTTTGGAATATTTATACACTGGGGAGTTTACAGTATGCAGGCTTTTGATAGTGAATGGTATTCCAGGGATATGTATATATAA
- a CDS encoding glycoside hydrolase family 31 protein yields MIVQNKASSMFVHIIPLTENITRVVYTCSEKEPNYSILISEDFKPQGNLTTDNYIAKDGHISFKNKKGEVILEEIEHILTEKPIFKYFVDGEPIVKTKKTANGEVSYIENAKQEFTGKAYEGKLSFAVTEDEGLYGLGQHEEGVYNYNGKKEYLYQTNMKIAIPFLLSSQNYGILIDTESAMIYDSKKGKIEFTLDTTHEISYYVITGENFEEIIKTLRILTGKAPMLPRWAYGYIQSKERYHSSEDILETVAQFKKYDIPIDCIVQDWLTWKGSLWGEKRVDKKRFPDLKGLISELHAEHVKLMVSIWPNMAEGGENLKELKEKKLLLPSTTVYDAYSEEGRAVYWEQCEEEWFASGADAWWCDNAEPFSDPDWNGETKRPEEVRYQLIVEESKKAMDWTRLNSYGLLHSQGIYENWRKTNSNKRVTNLTRSSYISGQRYGAIAWSGDICAKWSTLQKQIVEGIKFSMSGMPYWTLDIGAFFTVKDKWENRGCNSSTNTSPIWFWDGDYNEGVNDLGYRELYVRWLQYGTFLPMFRSHGTDTPREPWYFGKPGDIFYDTILRFIKLRYQLLPYIYSMAAQVNQNHTTMLRSLMFDFAGDEKVKELSDSFMFGKALLVCPVTEPMYYEANSVPLLDADKTRNVYLPKGTDWYDFWTHTLHKGGQTLKCEVTLEMIPLFVKAGSIIPMSEPLTYADEKKGEISEIIIYSGADGEFDLYNDDGDNYSYEEDNFSMIKLSYKDTKKTITFGEAVGKFQYQESFKIKVIGKYRTSNSIEFTYKGKEVTINLQRE; encoded by the coding sequence ATGATTGTTCAAAATAAAGCTTCTTCTATGTTTGTCCATATTATACCGCTAACTGAAAATATCACAAGAGTTGTCTATACTTGCAGTGAGAAAGAGCCAAATTATAGTATCCTTATTTCGGAAGACTTTAAGCCTCAAGGTAATTTAACAACTGATAATTATATAGCAAAAGATGGGCATATTTCATTTAAAAATAAAAAAGGAGAAGTTATTTTAGAAGAAATAGAGCATATTTTAACGGAAAAGCCAATCTTTAAGTATTTTGTAGATGGAGAGCCCATTGTCAAAACAAAAAAAACTGCCAATGGTGAAGTATCTTATATAGAAAATGCCAAGCAAGAATTTACCGGTAAGGCCTATGAGGGAAAACTATCTTTTGCTGTAACTGAAGATGAGGGGCTCTATGGCTTAGGTCAGCATGAGGAGGGAGTCTATAACTATAATGGCAAGAAAGAATATCTTTATCAGACCAATATGAAGATAGCCATTCCTTTTTTACTTTCCTCCCAAAATTATGGAATACTGATTGATACAGAAAGTGCCATGATTTACGATAGTAAAAAAGGAAAAATAGAGTTTACGCTTGATACGACCCATGAAATTTCCTATTATGTCATTACAGGAGAAAACTTTGAAGAAATTATTAAAACTTTAAGAATACTTACGGGAAAAGCACCTATGCTGCCAAGATGGGCTTATGGGTATATTCAATCCAAGGAACGTTATCATTCCTCAGAAGATATTTTAGAGACAGTGGCACAGTTTAAAAAATATGATATCCCAATAGATTGTATTGTGCAGGACTGGTTGACTTGGAAAGGAAGCTTATGGGGTGAAAAACGAGTAGATAAAAAAAGGTTTCCAGATCTTAAAGGACTTATAAGCGAGCTCCACGCGGAGCATGTGAAACTCATGGTTTCCATTTGGCCCAATATGGCAGAGGGCGGAGAAAACCTCAAGGAACTTAAAGAGAAGAAACTGCTGCTTCCGAGTACAACGGTTTATGATGCCTATAGTGAAGAAGGAAGGGCTGTTTATTGGGAACAATGTGAAGAAGAGTGGTTTGCATCAGGCGCAGATGCATGGTGGTGTGACAACGCAGAACCTTTTTCAGATCCAGACTGGAACGGAGAAACTAAAAGGCCAGAGGAGGTACGTTATCAGCTAATCGTAGAGGAATCTAAAAAAGCTATGGATTGGACACGCCTTAATTCATATGGACTTCTTCATTCTCAAGGCATTTATGAAAACTGGCGTAAGACAAATAGTAATAAACGTGTGACGAATCTTACCCGCTCATCCTATATATCAGGTCAAAGATACGGAGCAATTGCTTGGTCAGGAGACATTTGTGCGAAGTGGTCTACTCTTCAAAAGCAAATAGTCGAGGGGATTAAATTTTCAATGAGTGGTATGCCTTATTGGACATTAGATATAGGTGCATTCTTTACCGTAAAAGACAAATGGGAGAATAGAGGATGCAATAGCAGTACTAACACTAGTCCGATATGGTTTTGGGATGGTGATTATAATGAGGGAGTAAATGACTTAGGGTATAGAGAGCTTTATGTAAGATGGCTTCAATACGGTACCTTTTTACCGATGTTCCGCTCTCATGGCACAGATACACCGAGGGAGCCTTGGTACTTTGGAAAACCAGGAGATATCTTCTATGATACAATTCTTCGATTTATAAAATTGCGTTACCAATTACTTCCTTATATCTATTCAATGGCAGCACAGGTTAATCAAAATCATACCACTATGCTTCGCAGTTTAATGTTTGACTTTGCAGGAGATGAAAAAGTAAAAGAACTCAGTGACAGCTTTATGTTTGGTAAGGCACTGCTCGTTTGTCCAGTTACAGAGCCAATGTATTATGAAGCTAATAGTGTACCACTCTTGGATGCGGATAAGACAAGAAATGTTTATTTACCTAAAGGTACTGACTGGTATGATTTCTGGACGCATACATTACATAAAGGTGGACAAACCTTAAAATGTGAAGTTACACTTGAAATGATACCGCTCTTTGTTAAAGCAGGTTCTATTATTCCTATGTCAGAGCCTTTAACCTATGCGGATGAGAAAAAAGGAGAAATATCAGAGATTATTATTTACAGTGGAGCAGATGGAGAATTTGATCTATATAATGACGATGGGGATAATTATTCCTATGAGGAAGACAATTTTTCAATGATTAAATTAAGTTACAAAGATACTAAAAAAACAATAACATTTGGAGAGGCAGTAGGAAAATTTCAGTATCAAGAAAGCTTTAAAATAAAAGTAATCGGAAAGTATAGAACATCAAATTCTATAGAATTTACATACAAAGGAAAAGAAGTAACGATAAATCTCCAAAGAGAGTAA
- a CDS encoding AraC family transcriptional regulator: MDNLNFEKLKEHKQHGESMLPIALYTVIHYKAGPILPYHWHNELEFIYLSDGEAVFTLDNEVLTVQSGECIFVNGGQIHSGFSKTADCTYLSVVFDTELLTHSFDACREYFDGIKRGKFKICTHFKSEVPSQNQIIIELKAIIEELTTKTIGYEFALKSKLFFIFSTLFRENLYTLASESHKSPLQAKKYYTLRKIMGYIYQNYDKKIKLTDISESVNFTPQYLCKFFKEMTDTSIACYINHYRIEAASTLLKISTLSITDIALECGFDNLSYFNRVFKKQMGCTPTIFRSKHTSYK; encoded by the coding sequence ATGGATAATCTGAATTTCGAGAAACTAAAAGAACACAAGCAGCACGGTGAGAGTATGCTACCTATAGCACTTTACACTGTAATACACTATAAAGCTGGTCCTATCTTACCCTATCATTGGCATAATGAACTGGAATTCATTTATTTATCAGACGGAGAGGCAGTTTTTACCCTAGATAATGAAGTGCTTACCGTACAATCAGGGGAATGTATCTTTGTAAACGGCGGTCAGATTCATTCCGGTTTTTCAAAAACAGCTGATTGTACTTACCTTTCAGTCGTTTTTGACACTGAGCTCCTTACCCATTCTTTTGATGCCTGCCGTGAATATTTTGATGGCATCAAAAGGGGCAAATTTAAAATCTGTACACATTTTAAGTCTGAAGTCCCTTCTCAAAACCAAATTATTATAGAACTCAAAGCCATCATAGAGGAATTAACAACTAAAACTATAGGTTATGAATTTGCCCTTAAAAGTAAATTGTTTTTTATTTTTAGTACTTTATTTAGAGAAAACCTCTATACTTTGGCATCAGAAAGCCATAAAAGTCCTTTGCAAGCTAAAAAATATTATACACTCAGAAAAATAATGGGCTACATTTATCAAAATTATGACAAAAAAATAAAGCTTACAGACATTAGCGAGTCTGTAAACTTTACGCCACAATATCTTTGCAAATTCTTTAAAGAAATGACTGACACAAGTATTGCCTGCTATATCAATCACTACCGCATAGAAGCAGCAAGTACCCTCCTTAAAATCAGTACCCTCAGTATTACCGACATTGCACTTGAATGTGGCTTTGATAATCTAAGTTATTTTAATCGCGTCTTCAAAAAACAAATGGGATGTACGCCTACTATTTTTAGATCAAAGCATACTTCATACAAATAG